One segment of Candidatus Cloacimonadota bacterium DNA contains the following:
- a CDS encoding MlaD family protein has translation MNKKKYEIIVGIIVVVAIIFVVIGKSMFSDKQKRREYYEINVRFTEVGGLEQGSEVLVNGVRAGNVDSIDLKNNHVSVKIALQKGIGIFANAEIAVREYGLMGSRRIEIRQQYSKQKIDLSHSLQGIYMPGLHETISNINSTINNLNKVVKLINPKKLDEFGTILSRTDKLIFDLNSIFSRNGQFSLSLRKFDKLCFNADSVISKTGLELNQISSFIVSQLPEVAKLLRRMNNTFEAINKKKSNFERFTSNDSLYIKTYETLNDLDSLIIDIKENPKNYFRLF, from the coding sequence ATGAATAAAAAAAAATATGAAATAATTGTAGGGATCATCGTTGTAGTTGCCATAATTTTTGTAGTCATTGGGAAATCAATGTTTTCCGATAAACAAAAAAGGCGGGAATACTACGAAATAAATGTGAGATTTACAGAAGTCGGTGGTTTGGAACAGGGGAGCGAAGTCCTTGTAAATGGAGTTCGAGCCGGAAATGTTGATTCGATTGATCTTAAAAATAACCACGTTTCTGTTAAAATTGCACTTCAAAAAGGCATAGGAATCTTTGCTAATGCCGAGATAGCTGTTCGTGAATATGGGCTGATGGGGTCGAGAAGAATTGAAATCCGTCAACAATATTCAAAGCAAAAGATTGATTTGAGCCATTCTTTGCAAGGTATTTATATGCCCGGTTTACACGAAACTATTTCCAATATTAACAGTACAATAAACAATCTGAACAAAGTCGTAAAATTAATTAATCCTAAAAAATTAGACGAATTTGGAACAATTCTTTCAAGAACAGATAAGTTGATTTTTGATTTGAATTCGATTTTTTCGAGAAACGGGCAATTTAGTCTTTCATTAAGGAAATTTGATAAATTGTGTTTTAATGCGGATTCTGTAATTAGCAAAACAGGGCTGGAATTGAATCAAATTTCAAGTTTTATCGTTTCGCAACTTCCGGAAGTAGCGAAATTGCTGAGACGAATGAACAACACTTTTGAAGCAATCAACAAGAAAAAATCAAATTTTGAACGTTTTACTTCCAACGATTCACTTTATATAAAAACTTATGAAACTTTAAACGATCTTGATTCGTTGATAATTGATATAAAGGAGAATCCAAAAAATTATTTTAGATTGTTTTAA
- a CDS encoding ATP-binding cassette domain-containing protein, which translates to MIQIENLCKSFNKRKILNGFNLTIEKGQTTVILGESGCGKTIFLKHLIGLLQPDSGEIFFDGQRMNGLSRKDFSAMRKRITLVFQQSALFDWLSVYDNIALPLAEQKNISGKKIHTEVTKYLKIVGLTGEENKMPEELSIGMQKRVSIARALIFNPEYILFDEPTTGLDPIIAHNILRLFEKLKKLNTTILIVSHDIGVVFKIADKVAMMKDGKIVFEGSVADFENSSETYLKKFQVR; encoded by the coding sequence ATGATTCAAATAGAAAATCTATGCAAATCTTTCAATAAAAGAAAAATCCTAAACGGATTTAATCTGACAATTGAAAAAGGGCAAACTACGGTTATTCTTGGTGAAAGTGGATGCGGAAAAACAATTTTTTTAAAGCATCTGATTGGTTTGCTCCAGCCGGATTCCGGTGAAATATTTTTTGATGGTCAAAGGATGAATGGATTGAGCCGGAAAGATTTTTCAGCAATGCGTAAGCGTATAACTCTGGTTTTTCAGCAATCGGCACTTTTTGATTGGCTTTCAGTTTACGACAATATTGCACTTCCTCTCGCAGAACAAAAAAATATTTCGGGAAAAAAAATTCATACAGAAGTAACAAAGTATTTGAAAATTGTGGGATTAACGGGTGAAGAGAATAAAATGCCGGAAGAACTAAGCATCGGCATGCAAAAAAGAGTTAGTATTGCCCGAGCTCTCATTTTTAATCCCGAGTATATTCTTTTTGACGAACCCACAACAGGCTTAGATCCAATCATCGCACATAATATTCTCAGGTTGTTTGAAAAATTGAAGAAATTGAATACAACCATCCTGATTGTTTCGCATGACATCGGTGTAGTATTCAAAATCGCAGATAAAGTCGCAATGATGAAAGACGGAAAAATTGTTTTTGAAGGTTCAGTTGCGGATTTTGAAAATTCTTCTGAAACTTATCTGAAAAAATTTCAGGTAAGATAA
- a CDS encoding diguanylate cyclase, which translates to MNNKPSILIVDDRKENLVSLERALEDLDVNIIKASGGNEALQKILEFDINLAIIEVELPELDGYKTVRIMRKSTRTRHLPVIFISAIYSEYYYKTHGLGTGAVDFITYPFDKELLIEKAKVLLELDIFRKKLEEEIRLRKFAEKKLKKSLRKMEKLARKDLLTKLSTRWDMMEKINYEKDRAIRSKKPFAFIMSDIDDFKKINDKYGHNAGDYVLEGIARLFKIVKRKQDVAARWGGEEFLFMLPETSMEGVKIFAEKIRHKIESHVFEYNDHKIHISLTIGVSLYEPSENPEIFDCITKADKALYRGKAEGKNRIVS; encoded by the coding sequence ATGAACAATAAACCGAGTATTTTAATTGTAGATGACAGAAAAGAAAATTTAGTTTCACTGGAAAGGGCTTTGGAAGATCTGGATGTTAATATTATTAAAGCAAGCGGTGGCAATGAAGCACTTCAAAAAATATTGGAATTCGATATAAATCTCGCTATCATAGAAGTAGAATTACCTGAATTAGATGGATACAAAACAGTTCGTATCATGCGTAAATCCACCCGCACAAGACATCTCCCGGTAATTTTTATTTCAGCAATATATTCCGAGTATTATTATAAAACTCACGGTTTGGGAACAGGTGCAGTAGATTTTATTACTTATCCTTTTGATAAAGAATTACTCATTGAAAAGGCAAAAGTGTTGCTGGAACTTGATATTTTTCGGAAAAAATTGGAAGAAGAGATTAGACTTCGTAAATTCGCAGAAAAAAAGCTAAAAAAATCTTTAAGAAAAATGGAAAAACTTGCCCGAAAAGATCTTCTAACAAAACTTTCTACCCGTTGGGATATGATGGAAAAGATTAATTATGAAAAGGATAGAGCCATACGAAGTAAAAAGCCATTTGCATTTATTATGAGTGATATTGATGATTTTAAAAAGATAAATGATAAATATGGACACAACGCAGGTGATTATGTTTTGGAAGGAATCGCAAGGTTGTTCAAAATCGTAAAACGCAAACAGGATGTTGCAGCTCGTTGGGGTGGTGAGGAATTTCTCTTTATGTTACCGGAAACTTCAATGGAAGGTGTGAAAATTTTTGCTGAAAAAATACGTCATAAAATTGAATCTCATGTTTTTGAATACAACGACCATAAAATTCACATCAGTTTAACAATTGGTGTAAGTTTATATGAACCTTCAGAAAATCCCGAAATTTTTGATTGCATTACAAAAGCAGATAAGGCTTTATATCGTGGAAAAGCAGAAGGAAAAAATCGTATTGTCAGCTGA
- a CDS encoding trypsin-like peptidase domain-containing protein: MNSTLRNIILIIILIVLVAYLLNDGKFFNYNKSQSESVAETVLKAENSPSLLPLQDATPKAKKNILLNSNRQNSITDAIGRIQSAVVSVNVVKTQLVRASYPGLYFFDNFFRGFNSQIRKREVQNLGSGVIVSKDGYIITNNHVVEGASKIKIILPDGQEYDAELVGSDAVNDIALLKIENPTRDLPFVELGDSDDIIIGEWTIAMGNPFGFIIKDAQPTVTVGVISAANRNFHQDNKVYKKMIQTDAAINPGNSGGPLFNINGKVIGINTFIFTNSGGSLGIGFAIPINRVKKIVAEIKKFGKIRPIWFGFRVQDISTALANRLGLKTTAGVIVTNIEKGGPANQSGLKEGDIIISINNQKIENTSNAEMAVADINVGEKIVLTVIENGKQKTIIINAKEYKNRRGSFFKL; encoded by the coding sequence ATGAATAGCACATTAAGAAATATCATATTAATAATTATTCTGATTGTTTTAGTTGCCTATTTATTAAACGATGGAAAATTTTTTAATTATAACAAATCCCAGAGTGAATCGGTTGCCGAAACAGTTCTCAAAGCCGAAAATTCCCCTTCGTTATTACCGCTACAAGACGCAACACCGAAAGCAAAGAAGAATATCCTTCTGAACTCAAACCGTCAAAATTCCATAACAGATGCTATTGGGCGGATTCAATCTGCCGTAGTTAGTGTGAATGTTGTAAAAACTCAATTGGTTCGCGCAAGTTATCCCGGTTTGTATTTTTTTGATAATTTTTTCCGAGGATTCAATTCGCAAATACGCAAAAGAGAAGTGCAAAATCTTGGCTCGGGAGTGATTGTTAGCAAGGATGGATACATTATTACCAACAATCACGTGGTGGAAGGGGCATCAAAAATAAAGATAATTTTACCGGATGGGCAAGAGTATGATGCTGAATTAGTTGGTTCGGATGCAGTAAATGATATTGCTTTGTTGAAAATAGAAAATCCCACAAGAGATTTACCCTTTGTAGAGCTCGGGGATTCGGATGATATAATTATCGGTGAATGGACAATTGCGATGGGAAATCCATTTGGATTTATTATCAAAGATGCCCAGCCAACCGTTACTGTGGGTGTAATATCTGCGGCAAATAGAAACTTTCATCAGGATAACAAGGTTTACAAAAAAATGATTCAAACAGATGCTGCCATCAATCCGGGAAATAGTGGTGGTCCCCTTTTTAATATTAATGGCAAAGTAATTGGAATAAATACTTTTATTTTCACAAATAGTGGTGGCAGTCTTGGAATTGGTTTTGCCATTCCCATAAATCGTGTAAAAAAAATTGTGGCTGAAATAAAAAAATTCGGAAAAATTCGTCCTATTTGGTTTGGATTTCGCGTTCAGGATATTTCTACTGCTTTGGCAAATCGTCTTGGGCTGAAAACAACTGCGGGCGTGATCGTTACCAATATCGAAAAAGGTGGTCCGGCAAACCAATCCGGTTTGAAAGAGGGAGATATTATTATCAGCATCAATAATCAGAAGATAGAAAATACAAGTAATGCTGAAATGGCTGTCGCAGATATTAATGTTGGAGAAAAGATTGTCTTAACAGTGATAGAAAATGGGAAGCAGAAAACGATAATCATCAACGCAAAAGAATATAAGAATCGCAGAGGTTCTTTTTTTAAACTTTAA
- a CDS encoding acyl-CoA dehydrogenase family protein, producing the protein MEYFLTEEQKEIKEMARQVAEEKMKPVREKYDAEGIFPWDIVKVMAQTDLFRVMLPEEYEGFSGKVMDLVIMMEELSKVDSGIALSLGGTGLGIYPILLNGSKEQKEKYLPSIASGEKLAAFALTEANAGSDVGGIQTTATKDGDYYILNGTKQWITNGGVADIYTVFALTNKAKGSRGSSAFIVEKGTEGFSFGKEENKMGIRASCTRELIFEDVRIPKENLIGREGMGFIVAMKTFDKSRPMVASQALGIAQGALDEAVKFSKERHQFGKPISAFQGIQFMLADMAIKVESARALVYATARMIDSGSKKISKESAMCKCYASDVAMSVTTDAVQILGGSGYMKEYPVEKMMRDAKITQIYEGTNQIQRLIIASNLLKEYR; encoded by the coding sequence ATGGAATATTTTCTTACAGAAGAACAAAAAGAAATAAAAGAAATGGCTCGTCAAGTTGCAGAAGAAAAGATGAAACCTGTGCGTGAAAAATATGATGCTGAGGGGATATTCCCCTGGGACATCGTTAAAGTAATGGCACAAACCGACCTTTTCCGCGTTATGCTTCCCGAAGAATACGAAGGTTTTAGCGGGAAAGTAATGGATCTTGTGATTATGATGGAAGAGTTGAGTAAAGTGGACAGTGGCATCGCCCTTTCCCTTGGTGGAACCGGACTTGGAATTTATCCTATTCTGCTTAATGGTTCAAAAGAGCAAAAAGAGAAGTATCTACCTTCCATAGCTTCCGGCGAGAAACTTGCTGCATTTGCACTTACTGAAGCAAATGCAGGCTCCGATGTGGGTGGAATCCAAACAACAGCCACAAAAGATGGTGATTATTACATTCTGAACGGGACGAAACAATGGATAACAAATGGTGGCGTAGCAGATATATACACGGTTTTTGCTCTTACAAATAAAGCAAAAGGCAGTCGTGGTTCATCTGCATTTATCGTTGAAAAAGGAACCGAAGGTTTTTCTTTTGGAAAAGAGGAAAACAAGATGGGAATTCGTGCTTCCTGCACACGAGAATTGATATTCGAAGATGTGAGAATTCCAAAAGAAAATCTGATTGGTAGAGAAGGAATGGGTTTTATTGTAGCCATGAAAACGTTTGATAAATCGCGTCCAATGGTTGCATCCCAAGCATTGGGAATTGCACAAGGTGCTTTGGATGAAGCGGTAAAATTTTCTAAAGAACGTCATCAATTCGGCAAGCCCATATCCGCATTTCAGGGAATACAATTTATGCTTGCTGATATGGCAATAAAAGTTGAATCCGCTCGCGCGCTTGTTTATGCCACTGCTCGCATGATTGATTCCGGCTCAAAAAAAATTAGCAAAGAATCCGCAATGTGTAAATGCTATGCGTCTGATGTGGCAATGTCGGTTACAACTGATGCTGTGCAGATTTTGGGGGGATCAGGTTATATGAAAGAATATCCGGTAGAAAAAATGATGCGGGATGCAAAAATTACTCAGATATATGAAGGAACAAATCAAATTCAGAGACTAATCATTGCTTCGAATTTATTAAAGGAATATAGATAG
- the kbl gene encoding glycine C-acetyltransferase yields the protein MYGKMKKHLKSKLKELKNKGLYKAERVITTPQGATISTTSGRGVINFCANNYLGLSNHPEVIEAAKKTMDKWGYGLSSVRFICGTQEIHKQLEKKVSEFLGTEDTILYAACFDANGGVFEPLLDKECAIISDELNHASIIDGVRLCKAKRYRFRHSNMEDLIRCLKESQEQKYRFIVTDGVFSMDGDIAKLNAICDLAEKYDALVMVDDSHATGYIGKTGRGTHEFSNVMGRVDLITTTFGKALGGASGGCTSGRKEIIEMLRQRSRPYLFSNTLPPAVVGATLKVLEMISTKTDLRNKVIDNTIYFRHKISKLGFELKQGKTAIVPVMLHDAPLALKMADKLLEEGIYVVGFAYPIVPHGQARIRVQISAAHSREEIDKAATAFEKIGKELRII from the coding sequence ATGTATGGAAAGATGAAGAAACATCTAAAAAGTAAATTAAAAGAGCTGAAGAACAAAGGATTATATAAAGCAGAACGGGTTATCACAACTCCGCAGGGAGCAACAATTTCCACCACTTCCGGCAGGGGGGTAATAAATTTTTGTGCCAATAATTATCTTGGTTTATCAAACCACCCGGAAGTTATTGAAGCTGCTAAGAAAACAATGGACAAATGGGGCTACGGGTTATCATCAGTTCGTTTTATCTGCGGAACACAGGAAATTCACAAGCAATTGGAAAAGAAGGTTTCCGAGTTTTTGGGAACTGAGGACACCATTTTATATGCTGCCTGTTTCGATGCTAACGGAGGCGTTTTCGAGCCGCTTTTAGATAAGGAATGTGCTATTATATCCGATGAATTAAATCATGCATCAATAATTGACGGAGTTCGACTTTGCAAAGCAAAAAGATATCGTTTCAGACATTCCAATATGGAAGATTTGATTCGCTGCCTTAAGGAATCGCAAGAACAAAAATACAGATTTATCGTAACTGATGGAGTTTTCTCTATGGACGGTGATATTGCCAAGCTAAATGCAATCTGCGATCTTGCCGAAAAATATGACGCTTTGGTAATGGTTGATGATTCACATGCAACCGGTTACATCGGTAAAACCGGACGTGGAACTCATGAGTTTAGCAATGTAATGGGGCGGGTGGATTTGATCACTACCACTTTTGGAAAAGCTCTTGGAGGAGCATCCGGCGGTTGCACTTCCGGAAGAAAAGAAATCATCGAGATGCTTAGGCAGAGGTCTCGCCCTTACCTTTTTTCAAACACACTTCCCCCCGCAGTTGTCGGAGCAACCCTAAAGGTTCTTGAAATGATCTCAACAAAAACCGATTTGCGAAATAAAGTAATTGATAACACCATTTATTTCAGACATAAAATCAGCAAATTAGGGTTTGAACTTAAACAAGGAAAAACCGCCATAGTTCCAGTTATGCTACATGACGCTCCACTTGCATTGAAAATGGCAGACAAATTACTGGAAGAGGGGATCTATGTAGTTGGTTTCGCATATCCGATTGTTCCACATGGGCAAGCCAGAATTCGTGTCCAGATTTCTGCTGCCCATTCCAGAGAAGAAATTGATAAAGCCGCAACAGCATTTGAAAAAATTGGAAAAGAATTGAGGATAATTTAG